In the Hordeum vulgare subsp. vulgare chromosome 7H, MorexV3_pseudomolecules_assembly, whole genome shotgun sequence genome, one interval contains:
- the LOC123413492 gene encoding acyl-coenzyme A oxidase 2, peroxisomal-like: MATMSRSGSGSEDEDSTPAMRRLRRLSLHLLQPSDRPAPEGANSLVPAACAGKRRAGGLDADVAALTSYLRGRHRATQERLYRFFVERPELHTPVELPMAAHRELCLRQMVALVREAGVRPLSLMADDPAEYFAVMEAVGGLDISLAIKVGVQYSLWGGSIINLGTKKHREKYFDKIDNLDYPGCFAMTELHHGSNVQALQTTATFDPVTDEFIIDTPNNGAIKWWIGNSALHGKFATVFARLILPLQGKGGEPADMGIHAFIVPIRDLETHAVLPGIEINDCGHKIGLNGVDNGALRFRSVRIPRDNLLNRFGDVARDGKYTSSLPTINKRFAATLGELVGGRVSLAYSSVGILKVAVTIAVRYALLRQQFGPPKQPEISVLDYQSHQHKLMPMLASAYAFHFARRYLVDKYSEMKKTNDEDISADVHVLSSGLKSYITSYTAKSISICRESCGGHGYAAVNHFGDLRNDHDIFQTFEGDNTVLLQQVAGDLLKQYQQKFKGGTLSVTWNYLRDSMSTYLSQPNPVTARWEGEDHLRDPKFQLDAFRYRTSRLLHSVAARLQKHMKTLGGFGAWNRCLNHLLTLAESHIESVILARFIEAVKSCPDEKTREVLKLVCDLYALDRIWKDIGTYRNVDYVAPNKAKAIHKLVDYLSYQVRLVARELVDAFDLPDEVIRAPIGLQSEAYAQYTQHIGF; encoded by the exons atggccACCATGTCCcgctccggctccggctccgaGGACGAAGACTCCACGCCGGCGATGCGCCGCCTCCGAcgcctctccctccacctcctACAGCCCTCCGATCGGCCCGCTCCCGAGGGGGCCAATTCCCTTGTCCCCGCCGCCTGCGCGGGGAAGCGGCGGGCGGGGGGGCTGGACGCGGACGTGGCGGCACTCACCTCGTACCTGCGGGGGCGGCACCGGGCGACGCAGGAGCGGTTATACAGGTTCTTTGTCGAGCGGCCGGAGCTCCATACGCCCGTCGAGCTGCCCATGGCCGCCCACCGCGAGCTCTGCCTCCGGCAGATGGTAGCGCTCGTTCGAGAGGCCGGGGTGCGCCCGCTCAGCCTCATGGCAGACGACCCCGCCGAGTACTTCGCCGTCATGGAGGCCGTCGGCGGGCTCGACATCTCCCTCGCCATCAAGGTCGGGGTACAGTACAG TCTTTGGGGTGGTTCTATAATAAATTTGGGAACCAAGAAGCACAGGGAAAAGTACTTTGACAAAATCGATAATTTGGATTATCCAGGCTGTTTTGCTATGACAGAACTGCATCATG GATCCAATGTTCAAGCCCTACAGACCACTGCTACATTTGATCCAGTTACTGATGAGTTCATTATTGATACACCAAACAATGGAGCCATTAAGTGGTGGATTGGCAACTCAGCTCTTCATGGAAAATTCGCTACTGTTTTTGCAAGGTTAATTTTACCGCTTCAGGGAAAAGGAGGGGAACCTGCTGACATGGGAATTCATGCATTTATTGTCCCGATTCGGGACCTTGAAACCCATGCTGTTCTTCCTGGAATTGAGATCAATGATTGTGGGCACAAGATAGGTCTAAATGGTGTGGATAATGGTGCCCTGAGATTCCGTTCAGTTAGGATACCCCGTGACAATCTTCTGAACCGATTCGGTGATGTGGCACGAGACGGGAAATACACAAGCAGTCTCCCCACAATTAATAAAAGATTTGCAGCAACCCTTGGTGAGCTTGTTGGGGGACGAGTTAGTCTTGCATATAGTTCTGTGGGAATACTCAAAGTTGCAGTAACCATTGCTGTTAGATATGCTTTACTGCGTCAACAATTCGGTCCACCTAAGCAGCCTGAAATCAGTGTGCTGGATTACCAATCTCACCAGCACAAACTAATGCCTATGTTGGCATCAGCGTATGCATTTCATTTTGCCAGGCGGTATTTGGTAGATAAGTACTCGGAAATGAAGAAAACCAATGACGAGGATATTAGTGCTGATGTCCACGTACTTTCATCTGGGTTAAAGTCCTACATAACTTCATACACGGCAAAATCTATTAGCATATGCCGAGAATCGTGTGGTGGCCATGGGTATGCTGCTGTAAATCATTTTGGTGATCTGCGGAATGACCATGATATATTTCAAACATTTGAAGGAGACAATACAGTTCTGCTGCAGCAG GTTGCGGGCGATCTCCTGAAGCAATATCAGCAAAAATTTAAGGGAGGAACACTCTCAGTCACCTGGAACTACTTGAGAGACTCCATGAGCACCTACTTGTCTCAGCCTAACCCTGTTACTGCTCGGTGGGAAGGGGAAGATCATCTAAGGGATCCTAAGTTTCAGCTGGATGCATTCAGG TACCGAACATCTAGACTATTGCATAGTGTTGCTGCTCGACTCCAGAAGCACATGAAGACACTTGGAGGTTTTGGTGCGTGGAACAGATGTTTAAACCATCTGCTCACGCTGGCAGAGTCACACATTGAGTCTGTCATCCTCGCAAGGTTTATAGAAGCAGTGAAGAG TTGCCCTGATGAAAAAACACGTGAAGTACTGAAGCTGGTGTGCGACCTTTATGCGCTCGATAGGATCTGGAAAGACATCGGGACATATCGGAATGTAGACTATGTCGCGCCAAACAAAGCCAAG GCTATCCATAAACTGGTAGACTACCTCAGTTACCAAGTGAGGCTTGTTGCTCGAGAACTCGTCGACGcctttgatcttccagatgaagtCATCCGTGCGCCAATCGGCTTGCAATCGGAGGCCTACGCTCAGTACACGCAGCATATCGGCTTCTAG